A window of Sphingobacterium kitahiroshimense genomic DNA:
AGCCGGCAATCCGAGAGGAAGGAAGGATAAAGAAGCTACATACATAGAGCCAGCATTCGTATAGTAATCTGCCAAATTCTGCTGCTGGTCACCAACTACTCCCATACTAAGCCATCCAGAAGGTGAAAAAGTCTTATCAATATAAATATGTCTCAGTATTGCAGTTAAGGCAGCTCGCACCTGACCCTTAGAAATATCCTCTGGCAGCCTATTTTCAAGAGCCACTGCAGCCAAGGGTTGAAAAGCAGCATTCTTATATGTTGAAGAGCGACCAACTACCATATAATAACCTTCTGGGGAAATCATGCGTTCCAAGTGATGTGCATATCGTTGCATCCTTTTATAAGCACGATCAAACATTTCTTTGTATTTCTTATCTACGTTTATATTATGGCGCAGTGCTTCAACCTGCATATTGTGAATAACGTAACCATTGTAATGATCGAAACTAAAGTGAGCACCATCACTATACCACCCATCGCCCACATACCATTCTGTATCAAATTTATTTACAGCATAATCTATTTTTTCTCGTGCGCACTCCTCACCGGTATAATGTAAAAACGTCTCAGTCATGGCCGCAAAAAGCAACCAATTACTTTCATTAGGTTTAATTTTACGTAGTAGTTTAAATTCTTCGACAACCCTTTTCTTTGTTACCTGATCCAATGGTTCCCACAGTACCTTGGGTGCCCTTAGAAACGCAAGGGCGAGATGTGCTGCATCTACCAGTGTTTGCGATGAAGGACCTCGCCATGTAAAATAATCCGGGGATTGAGGATCTACACCATATTGAATCCCCAATAAGGCCTGATCACGTAATTTTTTACGTAGCTTTCCTTCTTCGGAGCTGTCATCAGGTAAAGCCAGCCAAGGGGCCATACCTGCCAGCAGTCGACCGAAAGCCTCGAGGTATCCAACGCCCGGATCTCTACTGTCAAAAGTAGGACTTACCTCCATCGGCATCTTTTTGCGCCATTGCTGTTTACTGATATTATCTAATATAGGTGTAGCCATCTTGCTTAGTATTGAAACCCAATAAGCACGGTCATTCCCTGCATAACTTATGCCTTCATCAGATAAAACACTTGCCTTCGCCCCCATTGGCAACGATGCCGTCAATGCACCAACGCCAGCACCGCCTAACAATTTTAATACAGATCTTCTCTTCATCGATAATGGTTTATAAATAATGTATGCTCAACAAGCTCACATAAAACACTAAAAATCTTTATTTTAATATAGAAAAACAAACTAAAAAGAATCAATCGCTCTAGCAAACGATTACACAAGCGATTGATAACAGTTTCTTTACAGAATGAATTTATTTCCATTAATTATTCCAGCCTGTATTCTGTGTTAGACTAGGATTTCGTTGCCTTTCTAACTCTGGGATAGGCCATACCAGTAGTTGGTCTCCCAAATAGGTATACCTATCTACGATTCCGCCCCATGGTTGTTTGTTCCCCGCATTACCGCTAAAAACTTGATCTTTGAGGGATTTCCACCGCAATTCGTCAAAGTAAATAACCCCTTCCCCAAACAGCTCTCTTCTACGTTCATTACGGATACGACTGGTAAGATCTGCTTTATCTTTAACCGTGGTAACAGCCGAACTATTTAAAAGTCCTACCCCGGCCCGCGTTCGTACTTCATTTACTTTGGCCACCGCTGCTGCTTCCTGTCCTTTTTCATTAAGTGCCTCTGCCCACAATAACAGCACATCTGCATAACGGATCACTGGATAATCTATATCACCAGCTACACGACTCGGAATAGATGGTTTTCCACCTTCGTACACAAATTTACGCGGGATATAAAAAAATCTCGGTTGATCGTCAGTGCGCAGATCAAACACATTATTAAATTCTTCAATATGTGGCCATCTCGATGTAAATGTCTGATCAGCTCCGAGATTTGTCCCAACAAAAGTTGAATAAGGGAGAATAACATTTGCACTTAAGCGTGGATCACGATTGTCGTAGGCCTTTTTTAATCTTTCCTCATTGCCATTAGGCAAATAAAGTTTAAAATCCAATCCTCGTTTCGGGTCAATAAGGTCAGTGTATTTCGACGGCTTTTTATTTGCTTCAGCTACCTGTTGTACATTATTACGAATAAAGTATATCTCTCTTTTGTCAGGTGCCATCGCATTATAACCAGGGATTACGTCATCCCAACTAAATTTGCTACCATCTTTGTTCTCGTATAAATCTACAAAATCCGGACTGACCATGTAGGTATTCCAATTGGAGCCAAAAGCGGAGCGGCTTCCGAAACTGAATTGTGTTGTCGATCCAAAGTTGTCCAAAGCGATATTCTGAATTGAGAAAATCATCTCATCTGACTTTTCATTGGCGGCAGTAAATAATGTCTTATAATCTGGGAACAACTGGTGTCCGGCATCTTTAACTGACTGAAAATCTGCGATTGCTTTATCCCAATCTTGTAGATACATATAAACTTTACCTCGTAGTGCGTATGCTGCTGATCTCGTAATACGACCAAAATCTTTACTTCCTGCGGGCAACTTTGCTGGTAAATTCGTCTCAGCGATAGATTCCGTCAGATCTTTCAAGATAAAATCCCAAACTTCCTTTTCTGTATTTCTGGGTTTGGTTGCTTCATTGTAGTTAATCGGTGTATCATATAATGGCACCCCTCTATACAACTGATTCAACCGATAATAATAGAATGCTCTTAGGAATTTAACCTCCGCAAGCAAACGCGCTTTCTTCTCAGGGGCCGATGGTGAAATATTTGTTAATCCATAGATAGCATCATTCGCGCGGTGAACACTCTCATATAGTTCTCTCCAAACATCCGCAAAAAGTGAATTTGAAGTATTCGTGGAGGCATTTAATAGAGGATCTCCACCTCTTGGAATCAACGTGTTGGATAAACGGTCATACTGATAGAGCTCCCGATTATTTGTGCCACCAGTTGCATATCCAAAACGTAATGCTTGATACACACCGTTTACACCAAGATCAGTATAGTTGTCCGTTGTCCACATTTTATCCTCTGGAACTTGGGTATTCGAACTAATATCCAATAGATCTTTTTTACAAGACCCCATAGTTCCCAGTAAAATTGCAAGCGCAGATATACGCCACATATATTTATTATATTGTTTACAGTATGCAGACAATCTTTGTTTTTCGATATTTAGTATCTTCTTCATGTATCTTCGTATTAAAATCCAAAATTCAACCCAAAAGCATATTGCTTCATTGTAGGATATTTTGCTCCAGCTCCAATTTCAGGATCTGCACCAGGGAATTTCGTAAACATCAGCAAATTCTCACCAGAGAAATATACCCGTAAATTGCGCACATGTAATCTTTCAGTAAGTTTACTGTTAAAGGTGTAGCCTATCTGCAAATTTCTCAGTTTTATAAAATCTGCATCATAGAGGTAGAAATTATTGGCAACATTGTTAATTGTCTCTCCATTGTATTTAAGACGCGCATAAGATCCACTTATATTGGTTCGCGAATCGCTAGGATTAGCTGGATCATAAAAATAATGGTCATCTGCAACTCGTTTAGAAATACCGTTACCATCACGGACAATGTTGTTACTATAACCTTCATCGTTCCAATAATATTGTAATTTTCCTTCCCCTGACCAGAGCATCTGTAGATCAAAACCTTTGTAAGAAAATCCTAAATTGATACCATAAATATATTTGGGAATGTTAGATGTCCCTGTAAAATCTTGATCATTCTCATTTCCATAGACCTTATCTCCGTTGAGATCAGCATACAAAAAATCGCCATAATACAATTGTTCAACCCCCAGTTTATTTACAGGTGAGAAGCTGTATCCCGCTGTTTGCATATCCTGCACCCATTTGTAATCAGCTTCCGTGCGGATCATACCATCCCGAGGTCCGCCATTAGGATTTACAGCCCCGCC
This region includes:
- a CDS encoding DUF2264 domain-containing protein, with amino-acid sequence MKRRSVLKLLGGAGVGALTASLPMGAKASVLSDEGISYAGNDRAYWVSILSKMATPILDNISKQQWRKKMPMEVSPTFDSRDPGVGYLEAFGRLLAGMAPWLALPDDSSEEGKLRKKLRDQALLGIQYGVDPQSPDYFTWRGPSSQTLVDAAHLALAFLRAPKVLWEPLDQVTKKRVVEEFKLLRKIKPNESNWLLFAAMTETFLHYTGEECAREKIDYAVNKFDTEWYVGDGWYSDGAHFSFDHYNGYVIHNMQVEALRHNINVDKKYKEMFDRAYKRMQRYAHHLERMISPEGYYMVVGRSSTYKNAAFQPLAAVALENRLPEDISKGQVRAALTAILRHIYIDKTFSPSGWLSMGVVGDQQQNLADYYTNAGSMYVASLSFLPLGLPANDEFWTCSPEKWTSQKCWNAEQFPKDYYVNY
- a CDS encoding RagB/SusD family nutrient uptake outer membrane protein; this translates as MKKILNIEKQRLSAYCKQYNKYMWRISALAILLGTMGSCKKDLLDISSNTQVPEDKMWTTDNYTDLGVNGVYQALRFGYATGGTNNRELYQYDRLSNTLIPRGGDPLLNASTNTSNSLFADVWRELYESVHRANDAIYGLTNISPSAPEKKARLLAEVKFLRAFYYYRLNQLYRGVPLYDTPINYNEATKPRNTEKEVWDFILKDLTESIAETNLPAKLPAGSKDFGRITRSAAYALRGKVYMYLQDWDKAIADFQSVKDAGHQLFPDYKTLFTAANEKSDEMIFSIQNIALDNFGSTTQFSFGSRSAFGSNWNTYMVSPDFVDLYENKDGSKFSWDDVIPGYNAMAPDKREIYFIRNNVQQVAEANKKPSKYTDLIDPKRGLDFKLYLPNGNEERLKKAYDNRDPRLSANVILPYSTFVGTNLGADQTFTSRWPHIEEFNNVFDLRTDDQPRFFYIPRKFVYEGGKPSIPSRVAGDIDYPVIRYADVLLLWAEALNEKGQEAAAVAKVNEVRTRAGVGLLNSSAVTTVKDKADLTSRIRNERRRELFGEGVIYFDELRWKSLKDQVFSGNAGNKQPWGGIVDRYTYLGDQLLVWPIPELERQRNPSLTQNTGWNN